One genomic segment of Salinigranum rubrum includes these proteins:
- a CDS encoding beta-ketoacyl-ACP reductase codes for MSETTQRLEPLDPHPLAGRTCLVTGSSRGIGREIALEFARCGADIVVNYHQSDAAAEAVKEVIEADGETAITVGADVSDPTQVERMARDVHDRLGPIDVLVNNAGITADRKFEDMTYDEWNRVIDTNLGGTFNCTKVFFEDIKSADAGRLINISSVVGQQGNYGQANYATSKGGLIAFTRTIALELARHDSTANCVAPGFTETDMLEQVPERVREKIRARIPLDRFADPKDVVGMVRYLASDEASYMTGQVLGINGGMEW; via the coding sequence ATGTCCGAGACAACACAGCGTTTAGAGCCACTGGACCCACACCCGCTCGCGGGACGGACCTGTCTCGTCACGGGATCGTCGCGCGGCATCGGTCGCGAAATCGCCCTCGAATTCGCCCGATGCGGGGCGGACATCGTCGTGAACTACCACCAGTCGGACGCCGCGGCCGAGGCCGTCAAGGAAGTCATCGAGGCGGACGGCGAGACGGCGATCACGGTCGGGGCGGACGTCTCCGACCCGACGCAGGTCGAACGGATGGCGCGCGACGTCCACGACCGACTCGGCCCGATCGACGTCCTCGTCAACAACGCGGGCATCACCGCCGACCGGAAGTTCGAGGACATGACGTACGACGAGTGGAACCGGGTTATCGACACGAATCTGGGAGGCACGTTCAACTGCACGAAGGTGTTCTTCGAGGACATCAAGTCCGCCGATGCGGGCCGACTCATCAACATTTCGAGTGTGGTCGGCCAGCAGGGCAACTACGGTCAGGCGAACTACGCCACCTCGAAGGGCGGCCTCATCGCGTTCACTCGGACCATCGCGCTCGAACTCGCGCGTCACGACTCGACGGCCAACTGCGTCGCGCCGGGCTTTACCGAGACGGACATGCTCGAACAGGTGCCCGAGCGGGTCCGAGAGAAGATCCGTGCCCGGATTCCGCTGGACCGCTTTGCCGACCCGAAGGACGTCGTCGGGATGGTCCGCTACCTCGCGAGCGACGAGGCGAGCTACATGACCGGGCAGGTGCTCGGCATCAACGGCGGGATGGAGTGGTGA
- a CDS encoding RIO1 family regulatory kinase/ATPase domain-containing protein — translation MELRRLVRGRLGWAQLERVVRTLQDRYDRQQAHIRFLDADNWLSTPMVLDEELFVKVISRQNSLVHALITTGRNLGAFSSGTEGFFEHFGTPYEMAKHELEATRRIRELGLNAPEPIEALEVDDLGVVVLEYLPEFRPLDQLDREAEAALAPDLFAALHTMHENNLAHGDLRAENVLILDDELYFIDATRVREDAAADAKSYDLACALAALEPLIGARATVEAALTAYSIDDLVAALEFLDFVNIRPDHDFDAARLKGEIEKCAT, via the coding sequence GTGGAACTGCGCCGCCTCGTCCGTGGTCGACTCGGCTGGGCTCAGCTCGAACGAGTCGTCCGAACCCTCCAGGACCGCTACGACCGCCAGCAGGCGCACATCCGGTTTCTCGACGCGGACAACTGGCTCTCGACGCCGATGGTGCTGGACGAGGAGCTGTTCGTCAAGGTCATCTCGCGGCAGAACTCGCTCGTCCACGCCCTCATCACCACCGGCCGGAACCTCGGCGCGTTCTCCTCGGGAACCGAGGGCTTCTTCGAGCACTTCGGGACGCCCTACGAGATGGCGAAACACGAACTCGAAGCGACGCGACGCATCCGGGAACTCGGGTTAAACGCCCCCGAACCCATCGAGGCCCTCGAAGTCGACGACCTCGGCGTCGTCGTCCTCGAATATCTCCCCGAGTTCCGCCCGCTCGACCAACTCGACCGCGAGGCCGAGGCGGCGCTCGCACCGGACCTGTTCGCGGCGCTGCACACGATGCACGAGAACAACCTCGCTCACGGCGACCTCCGCGCGGAGAACGTGCTCATCCTCGACGACGAACTGTACTTCATCGACGCGACCCGGGTGCGAGAGGACGCCGCCGCGGACGCGAAGTCGTACGACCTCGCCTGCGCGCTCGCCGCGCTGGAACCGCTCATCGGCGCGCGAGCGACCGTCGAGGCCGCGCTCACTGCCTACTCCATCGACGACCTCGTCGCCGCCCTGGAGTTCCTCGACTTCGTCAACATCCGCCCCGACCACGACTTCGACGCCGCCCGGCTGAAGGGCGAGATCGAAAAGTGTGCGACCTGA
- a CDS encoding acyl-CoA dehydrogenase family protein, with amino-acid sequence MDFEVGAEHRMVRDQVREFCEAEIAPIAQEVEEEHRFPREVFEELGDLDVMGIPVSEEYGGLGGDQLMYALVTEELGRVSGGIGLSYAAHVSLGSKPIDLFGTDEQKERWLRPLAEGTEMGAWALTEPESGSDASDMDTTAERDGDEWVLNGTKQFITNANVANSVLVKAVTDPEKGYDGISTFIVSPDDDGFEVTTVWEKMGLNCSPTCEIKFDDCRLPADRLLGAEGEGWTQTMKTLDGGRISIAALSVGLAQGAYDAARAYALEREQFGQPISKFDAVRDMLVEMYRKTERARLLTHKAAVRYDAGERVTTESSLAKLDASEAAREVAEDAVQVLGGYGYTTDFAPQRFYRDAKLMEIGEGTSEIQHLVLGRQLGL; translated from the coding sequence ATGGATTTCGAGGTAGGCGCGGAACACCGGATGGTCCGCGACCAGGTCCGGGAGTTCTGCGAGGCGGAGATCGCCCCCATCGCCCAGGAGGTCGAGGAGGAACACCGCTTCCCGCGGGAGGTCTTCGAGGAACTGGGAGACCTGGACGTGATGGGCATCCCGGTCTCCGAGGAGTACGGCGGCCTCGGCGGCGATCAGCTGATGTACGCCCTGGTCACCGAAGAACTGGGACGGGTCTCGGGGGGCATCGGACTCTCGTACGCGGCGCACGTCTCGCTCGGTTCGAAGCCCATCGACCTGTTCGGGACGGACGAACAGAAGGAGCGGTGGCTCCGGCCGCTCGCCGAGGGAACGGAGATGGGCGCGTGGGCGCTCACCGAACCCGAAAGCGGGTCGGACGCGAGCGACATGGACACCACCGCCGAGCGAGACGGCGACGAGTGGGTGCTGAACGGGACGAAGCAGTTCATCACGAACGCGAACGTCGCCAACTCGGTTCTGGTGAAGGCAGTCACGGACCCGGAGAAGGGGTACGACGGCATCTCGACGTTCATCGTTTCCCCCGACGACGACGGCTTCGAGGTGACGACCGTCTGGGAGAAGATGGGGCTGAACTGCTCGCCCACGTGTGAGATCAAGTTCGACGACTGTCGCCTCCCCGCCGACCGACTCCTCGGCGCCGAAGGGGAGGGGTGGACACAGACGATGAAGACGCTCGACGGCGGACGTATCTCCATCGCCGCGCTCTCCGTGGGTCTCGCGCAGGGGGCGTACGACGCGGCGCGCGCGTACGCACTGGAGCGCGAGCAGTTCGGCCAGCCAATCTCGAAGTTCGACGCCGTCCGCGACATGCTCGTCGAGATGTACCGCAAGACGGAGCGAGCGCGCCTCCTGACCCACAAGGCCGCGGTCCGCTACGACGCGGGCGAGCGCGTCACCACCGAGTCGTCGCTGGCGAAACTCGACGCCAGCGAGGCCGCCCGTGAGGTCGCAGAGGACGCCGTTCAGGTTCTCGGCGGCTACGGCTACACGACCGACTTCGCCCCACAGCGCTTCTATCGCGACGCGAAACTGATGGAGATCGGCGAGGGGACCTCCGAGATCCAGCACCTCGTCCTCGGTCGACAACTGGGACTTTGA
- a CDS encoding histidine kinase N-terminal 7TM domain-containing protein: MLTEIVYAGALFAAGVVSAVTAIVVLGRVRSYTQRVPLMFAATALSAAVWATAYGFSLLSTTPAGRALWLQVLWFGAASLATFWFAFALSYTRYEGLLTSWTATLLAVEPLVVIGIVVTAGRHDFLLAGSEATAFGVLPTVSTAAGPLLLFHGVYTGVLVLAGLGCLVVQYRRSRRLYRRQVSVVLAASVVPVVASLLSADAPGSAAGLDVTPVAFGLSSVAILVGFYRYQLFDLSPIARDVVVGELRDGAVVVDDRGRVVETNPRARQIFDTEEDSLLGRRLADVPDYGPTLQRIVDDPMAREEFVVDASDGDRFFEATASRFDGQGAHERGHLIMLRDVTERRRTEEEFRALIENSRDLITVVAPDGTRVYCAPSFERTLGHDPEEMIGREAFELLHPDDRDEIRRLFERLLADEQGTQERAEYRVRHADGSWRTFEAVGVNLVDDPTVQGVVVNARDVTARRRYEQRLRVLNRVLRHDLRNEVNVIQGHADLLLERNVTAEAKEHARVIRKKAETLVELGEQTRKIDYTLHSTDGVEKPLEITESIRDRLDSIQEEFPGAIVVADLPDEQWVLADDLIDSAMMNLIDNAIEHNDRVAPQISVTIDPVTDDGVDYVEVAVADNGPGIPESERRVFTEGTETPLSHGSGLGLWLVEWIVTRSNGHLYFEENEPRGTVVRIRLRETTPMSTEGPESQAASTD; the protein is encoded by the coding sequence ATGCTGACGGAGATAGTCTACGCTGGGGCGCTCTTCGCTGCCGGCGTCGTGTCCGCCGTGACGGCCATCGTCGTTCTCGGGCGCGTCCGTTCGTACACCCAGCGGGTCCCGCTCATGTTCGCGGCGACCGCCCTCTCGGCCGCCGTGTGGGCCACCGCCTACGGCTTCTCGCTCCTCTCGACGACCCCCGCCGGCCGTGCCCTCTGGCTTCAGGTCCTCTGGTTTGGTGCGGCCTCCCTCGCGACGTTCTGGTTCGCCTTCGCCCTCTCGTACACGCGGTACGAGGGGCTGCTCACCTCGTGGACGGCCACGCTGTTGGCCGTCGAGCCCCTGGTCGTCATCGGCATCGTGGTGACTGCCGGTCGACACGACTTCCTCCTTGCCGGCTCCGAGGCCACCGCCTTCGGGGTCCTCCCGACGGTCTCGACGGCCGCCGGGCCGCTCCTTCTCTTCCACGGGGTGTACACGGGCGTGCTCGTCCTCGCCGGACTCGGCTGTCTGGTGGTGCAGTACCGGCGGTCGCGTCGGCTCTACCGGCGACAGGTGTCGGTCGTCCTCGCCGCCTCGGTGGTGCCGGTCGTCGCGTCGCTCCTGTCGGCGGACGCCCCTGGTTCGGCGGCGGGTCTCGACGTCACGCCCGTCGCGTTCGGCCTCTCCTCGGTTGCGATCCTCGTCGGCTTCTACCGTTACCAACTGTTCGACCTGTCCCCCATCGCTCGCGACGTCGTGGTCGGCGAACTCCGCGACGGCGCGGTCGTCGTCGACGACCGTGGCCGGGTCGTCGAGACGAACCCCCGCGCCAGACAGATATTCGACACCGAGGAGGACAGCCTCCTCGGTCGGCGCCTCGCCGACGTTCCCGACTACGGCCCGACGCTCCAGCGCATCGTCGACGACCCGATGGCCCGCGAGGAGTTCGTCGTCGACGCGTCCGACGGCGACCGGTTCTTCGAGGCGACCGCGAGTCGGTTCGACGGCCAGGGAGCGCACGAACGCGGCCACCTCATCATGCTCCGCGACGTGACCGAACGGCGACGCACCGAGGAGGAGTTCCGCGCACTCATCGAGAACTCGCGCGACCTCATCACGGTCGTCGCCCCGGACGGGACGCGCGTGTACTGCGCTCCCTCGTTCGAGCGGACGCTCGGGCACGACCCCGAGGAGATGATCGGTCGGGAGGCCTTCGAACTGCTTCATCCCGACGACCGAGACGAGATCCGACGCCTGTTCGAACGACTCCTCGCGGACGAACAGGGCACCCAGGAGCGCGCGGAGTACCGCGTTCGTCACGCCGACGGGTCGTGGCGGACGTTCGAGGCCGTCGGCGTGAACCTCGTCGACGACCCGACCGTCCAGGGCGTCGTGGTGAACGCCCGCGACGTGACCGCTCGTCGCCGCTACGAACAGCGCCTGCGAGTACTCAACCGCGTTCTCCGACACGACCTCCGGAACGAGGTCAACGTCATTCAGGGCCACGCGGACCTCCTCCTCGAACGCAACGTCACCGCCGAGGCGAAAGAGCACGCCCGCGTCATCCGAAAGAAGGCCGAGACGCTCGTCGAACTCGGCGAGCAGACGCGCAAGATCGACTACACGCTCCACAGCACCGACGGGGTGGAGAAACCGCTCGAAATCACCGAGTCCATCCGCGACCGTCTCGACAGCATCCAAGAGGAGTTCCCGGGGGCCATCGTCGTCGCCGACCTCCCCGACGAGCAGTGGGTGCTCGCCGACGACCTCATCGACTCGGCCATGATGAACCTCATCGACAACGCCATCGAGCACAACGACCGCGTCGCCCCACAGATCTCCGTCACGATCGACCCCGTCACGGACGACGGCGTCGACTACGTCGAGGTCGCCGTCGCGGACAACGGCCCGGGCATCCCCGAGTCGGAACGGCGGGTCTTCACCGAGGGGACCGAGACGCCGCTGAGCCACGGGAGCGGACTCGGCCTCTGGCTCGTCGAGTGGATCGTCACACGGTCGAACGGCCACCTCTACTTCGAGGAGAACGAACCGCGTGGCACGGTCGTCCGGATCCGACTCCGCGAGACCACTCCGATGTCCACCGAAGGTCCCGAGTCACAGGCGGCGTCGACGGACTGA
- a CDS encoding carbohydrate kinase family protein, translating into MTRSVLVAGETLIDFIPEQTGPLAAVESFSRRAGGAPANVAVGLAHLDAQPLFWTRVGDDAFGDYLRETLADAGLDDRYIEVDPAAKTGLAFVSLGEEAEREFSFHRHESADTRLQPGTIDDEALSGLDWVHVGGVTLADDPARTATLDLVERARERGATVSFDPNARPELWADEEFSFVETIDDLLPQVDVLKASPDDLAAANIEYDGPEATADRLLERGPHTVFLTLGGEGSFAASTADAPWASGTETAFHDGYAVDPVDTTGAGDAFTAGAIAALVDGVDLGEALGFANAVAAVTTTAPGAMTALPTREEVTAFRAGQS; encoded by the coding sequence ATGACACGATCCGTCCTCGTCGCCGGCGAGACGCTCATCGACTTCATCCCCGAACAGACCGGCCCGCTCGCGGCCGTCGAGTCGTTCTCGCGCCGCGCGGGTGGCGCACCCGCGAACGTCGCCGTCGGCCTCGCACACCTCGACGCCCAGCCCCTGTTCTGGACGCGCGTCGGCGACGACGCGTTCGGAGACTACCTCCGCGAGACGCTCGCCGACGCCGGACTCGACGACAGATACATCGAGGTCGACCCGGCCGCGAAGACCGGCCTCGCCTTCGTCAGCCTGGGCGAGGAAGCCGAGCGCGAGTTCTCCTTTCACCGTCACGAGAGCGCCGACACCCGGCTCCAGCCCGGAACCATCGACGACGAGGCGCTCTCCGGACTGGACTGGGTCCACGTCGGCGGCGTCACGCTCGCGGACGACCCCGCCCGGACGGCGACGCTCGACCTCGTCGAGCGCGCTCGAGAGCGCGGAGCGACGGTCTCGTTCGACCCCAACGCCCGCCCGGAACTGTGGGCGGACGAGGAGTTCTCGTTCGTCGAGACCATCGACGACCTCCTCCCGCAGGTGGACGTGCTGAAGGCGTCGCCGGACGACCTCGCAGCGGCCAACATCGAGTACGACGGTCCCGAAGCGACGGCCGACCGACTGCTGGAGCGCGGCCCCCACACGGTGTTCCTGACGCTCGGCGGCGAGGGGTCGTTCGCCGCGTCGACCGCCGACGCGCCGTGGGCGTCGGGGACAGAAACGGCGTTCCACGACGGCTACGCGGTCGACCCGGTCGACACGACCGGTGCGGGCGACGCCTTCACCGCGGGCGCCATCGCCGCGCTCGTCGACGGCGTTGACCTCGGCGAGGCGCTCGGGTTCGCCAACGCCGTCGCCGCGGTGACCACGACCGCTCCGGGCGCGATGACGGCGCTCCCGACCCGCGAGGAGGTAACCGCGTTCCGCGCCGGACAGTCCTGA
- a CDS encoding cell division FtsA domain-containing protein: protein MADEDEPQPDDESETDADDSADADEETTVRTRADGPVPVGVKLGSTRTVIYVPDGDGSLRTVRTLTCLATYEDALTGDERVIYGEQAAREYPDRVRYMLRSGLPEDDENADLAKQFFSELVRSQDIPADSAVVYAIPTIENEEGLANLSAVIEESGVGDALVRSFPESLCGSIPALGDDLEAVDEIFIAVNMGSTNLEACAYRHGEQLAPFSTGSVTGNEVDRRIANAVEEETQGRVNIDRTTAREYKEEHGDFVDFEPFTDVIQQPGGGSHEFTIERSVMDPLDDYVDEVVDEIANNFLSELANSHIKPYQIALSRPIAVTGGMACIPGIVEEFEERLGEELNREVEATAPDRPDLAAAQGAQRIAGRLTERL, encoded by the coding sequence ATGGCAGACGAGGACGAGCCACAACCGGACGACGAGAGCGAGACAGACGCCGATGATTCTGCGGACGCCGACGAAGAGACGACCGTCCGCACACGCGCCGACGGACCGGTACCTGTCGGCGTGAAACTCGGCAGCACGCGGACGGTCATCTACGTCCCCGACGGGGACGGCTCGCTCCGAACCGTCCGAACGCTCACCTGTCTCGCGACGTACGAGGACGCCCTCACCGGCGACGAGCGCGTCATCTACGGCGAACAGGCCGCGAGGGAGTACCCCGACCGGGTCCGCTACATGCTCCGCTCGGGGCTCCCCGAGGACGACGAGAACGCCGACCTGGCGAAGCAGTTCTTCTCCGAACTCGTCCGCTCACAGGACATCCCGGCGGACAGCGCCGTCGTCTACGCGATTCCGACCATCGAGAACGAGGAGGGGCTCGCGAACCTCTCGGCGGTCATCGAGGAGAGCGGCGTCGGGGACGCGCTCGTCCGGTCGTTCCCCGAGTCGCTCTGTGGCTCCATCCCGGCGCTCGGTGACGACCTCGAGGCCGTCGACGAGATATTCATCGCCGTCAACATGGGGTCGACGAACCTCGAAGCGTGTGCGTACCGCCACGGAGAGCAACTCGCCCCGTTCTCGACGGGTTCGGTGACCGGGAACGAGGTCGACCGCCGCATCGCGAACGCCGTCGAGGAGGAGACGCAGGGCCGCGTCAACATCGACCGAACGACGGCCCGGGAGTACAAGGAGGAACACGGCGATTTCGTCGACTTCGAGCCCTTCACCGACGTCATCCAGCAGCCCGGCGGCGGCAGCCACGAGTTCACCATCGAGCGCTCCGTCATGGACCCCCTCGACGACTACGTCGACGAGGTCGTCGACGAGATCGCGAACAACTTCCTCTCCGAACTGGCGAACAGTCACATCAAGCCCTACCAGATCGCCCTCTCACGACCCATCGCGGTGACGGGCGGCATGGCCTGCATCCCCGGCATCGTCGAGGAGTTCGAGGAGCGCCTCGGCGAGGAACTGAACCGCGAGGTCGAAGCGACCGCTCCCGACCGACCGGACCTCGCGGCCGCACAGGGCGCACAACGCATCGCCGGCCGGCTCACAGAGCGACTCTAA
- a CDS encoding FlaD/FlaE family flagellar protein, with amino-acid sequence MVAEEMTKPYLGSLPQKYAAERVIFDWLEFLVLKGGFKRTMDALRYYRTIEWITPDVEDALQDYLVGFTEDGQGGHDLDVDDHQLSLLYVARLASMT; translated from the coding sequence ATGGTCGCAGAGGAGATGACGAAGCCGTACCTCGGCTCGCTGCCACAGAAGTACGCCGCCGAACGGGTCATCTTCGACTGGCTCGAGTTCCTGGTGCTGAAGGGCGGGTTCAAACGGACGATGGACGCGCTCCGGTACTACCGGACCATCGAGTGGATCACGCCCGACGTCGAGGACGCGCTCCAAGACTACCTCGTGGGGTTCACGGAGGACGGACAGGGCGGTCACGACCTCGACGTCGACGACCACCAGCTCAGTCTGCTGTACGTCGCCCGCCTCGCCTCGATGACTTAA
- a CDS encoding chemotaxis protein CheD yields MEVYSRKPPARRTTDRIKVGIADFAVGDSESTLSTSGLGSCVGVALYDSRAGIVGLAHAMLPAGEGKTDVAKYVDTAIDALVDAMSDEGASQGRLVAKLAGGSTMFEFKSTDESVGDRNVDAARATLAALRIPIEAEDVGGDHGRSLELDGATGALHVRSAAAGRQTL; encoded by the coding sequence ATGGAAGTCTACTCGAGGAAGCCGCCGGCCCGACGAACGACCGACCGAATCAAGGTCGGCATCGCCGACTTCGCGGTCGGAGACAGCGAGAGTACGCTCTCGACGAGCGGGCTCGGCTCGTGCGTCGGGGTCGCGCTGTACGACTCACGCGCCGGTATCGTCGGCCTCGCACACGCGATGCTCCCCGCGGGGGAGGGGAAGACCGACGTCGCGAAGTACGTCGACACCGCCATCGACGCGCTCGTCGACGCGATGAGCGACGAGGGTGCGTCGCAGGGGCGACTGGTCGCGAAACTCGCCGGCGGGAGCACGATGTTCGAGTTCAAATCGACGGACGAGAGCGTCGGCGACCGCAACGTCGACGCGGCACGGGCGACACTCGCAGCGCTCCGCATCCCCATCGAGGCGGAAGACGTCGGCGGCGACCACGGCCGCTCGCTCGAACTCGACGGGGCGACGGGAGCGCTCCACGTCCGCTCGGCGGCCGCCGGTCGACAGACGCTCTGA
- a CDS encoding chemotaxis protein CheC — protein MNLDVHALRTFSQLAHSGAETAAWSLSELTGIETHVNVTKVELETASDVECEFREQDFVSIRIGFSGGLDGRTILAFDRESAMNVVEAILPGASAGDELATSGLKEIGNIMLGGFIDGWANHLGTTIDITTPTYLDVDSDGPLDDFTVGDEGYGGESDHIIVFRNQLETVSDPVTFYLYMVPTADSVETIVDTATNAEEALPIETFTAFSDMIADGAEQASTDISAMTGTETTVDVSRLSFVPIEGVPMQLDDTTRTGVVLEFEGVPSGYIAILFDEPSSERIASALLPGVDAGAEMRQSAIQEIGNIITSGFIDGWANRLETTIEISPPQFVHDLGPAIIDPLATELAQQQDYAFLIDSTIRTNDHEFTCDIYALPNEKELHDALDQLTARPA, from the coding sequence ATGAACCTCGACGTCCACGCGCTCCGGACGTTCAGTCAGCTGGCGCACTCGGGTGCCGAGACGGCCGCGTGGTCGTTGTCGGAGTTAACCGGCATCGAGACGCACGTCAACGTCACGAAAGTCGAACTCGAGACGGCTTCGGACGTCGAGTGCGAGTTCCGTGAACAGGACTTCGTCAGCATCCGCATCGGGTTCAGCGGCGGACTCGACGGCCGGACCATCCTCGCGTTCGACCGCGAGAGTGCGATGAACGTCGTCGAGGCCATCCTTCCGGGCGCGAGCGCGGGCGACGAACTCGCGACGTCTGGACTCAAAGAGATCGGGAACATCATGCTCGGTGGGTTCATCGACGGGTGGGCGAACCACCTCGGGACGACCATCGACATCACGACCCCGACGTACCTCGACGTCGACAGCGACGGACCGCTCGACGACTTCACCGTCGGGGACGAGGGATACGGCGGCGAGAGCGATCACATCATCGTCTTCCGAAACCAGCTCGAGACGGTCTCGGACCCGGTGACGTTCTACCTGTACATGGTCCCGACGGCGGATTCGGTCGAGACCATCGTCGACACCGCGACCAACGCCGAGGAGGCGCTTCCCATCGAGACGTTCACGGCGTTCAGCGACATGATCGCCGACGGCGCCGAGCAGGCGTCGACGGACATCTCGGCGATGACGGGGACGGAGACCACCGTCGACGTCTCGCGGCTGAGCTTCGTCCCCATCGAGGGCGTTCCGATGCAACTCGACGACACGACGCGCACCGGCGTCGTTCTGGAGTTCGAAGGCGTCCCCAGCGGGTACATCGCCATCCTCTTCGACGAGCCCTCCTCGGAGCGTATCGCCTCGGCACTCCTCCCCGGAGTCGACGCCGGTGCGGAGATGCGACAGAGCGCGATCCAGGAGATCGGGAACATCATCACGTCGGGGTTCATCGACGGGTGGGCCAATCGACTGGAGACGACCATCGAGATCTCGCCGCCACAGTTCGTCCACGACCTCGGACCGGCGATCATCGACCCGCTGGCGACGGAACTCGCCCAACAACAGGACTACGCGTTCCTCATCGACTCGACGATCCGGACCAACGACCACGAGTTCACCTGTGACATCTACGCTCTCCCGAACGAGAAGGAACTGCACGACGCCTTGGACCAGTTGACTGCACGACCAGCCTGA
- the cheY gene encoding chemotaxis protein CheY: MASTVLVVDDSAFMRNLLKQLLDGEHEVIGEAENGVEAVEMYRELDPDVVTMDVVMPIRNGIEATSEIKELDPGSSVIMCTSVGQEEKMREAVEAGADGYITKPFQKPNVLQAIDDVAKAKV, encoded by the coding sequence ATGGCTAGCACAGTACTGGTCGTCGACGACTCCGCGTTCATGCGGAACCTCTTGAAACAGCTTCTCGACGGCGAGCACGAGGTCATCGGTGAGGCGGAGAACGGCGTCGAAGCGGTCGAGATGTACCGCGAACTCGACCCGGACGTGGTAACGATGGACGTCGTGATGCCTATCAGAAACGGTATCGAAGCGACGTCGGAGATCAAAGAGCTCGACCCCGGCTCGTCGGTCATCATGTGTACGAGCGTCGGGCAGGAGGAGAAGATGCGCGAGGCGGTCGAGGCGGGCGCGGACGGCTACATCACGAAGCCGTTCCAGAAGCCGAACGTCCTGCAAGCGATCGACGACGTCGCGAAGGCGAAGGTATGA
- a CDS encoding DUF7500 family protein, giving the protein MPPHGSRDEEGVIDPEDLDITKNEQVKQLREGQYIIATDGTADDVADLREDIKAELEAESTPASDPRSALVDHLESLSTANGFVVAGRFDGDVHVTESASDDPGAVFRDLLTWYATHVDEGTPSPEVLGILCLAGEVQVRYPVRTLVDLLAAHDLSPDDSIRDLLAAVRDDGLVLPPDDDASG; this is encoded by the coding sequence ATGCCACCGCACGGGTCGCGCGACGAGGAGGGTGTGATCGACCCGGAAGACCTCGACATCACGAAGAACGAACAGGTCAAGCAGTTGCGGGAGGGTCAGTACATCATCGCCACGGACGGCACGGCCGACGACGTCGCCGACCTCCGGGAGGACATCAAGGCCGAACTGGAGGCGGAGTCGACGCCGGCCTCCGACCCCCGGTCGGCCCTCGTCGACCACCTGGAATCGCTCTCGACAGCTAACGGCTTCGTCGTCGCGGGCCGGTTCGACGGTGACGTCCACGTCACAGAGAGCGCGTCGGACGACCCCGGCGCCGTCTTCCGTGACCTCCTCACGTGGTACGCGACACACGTTGACGAGGGCACCCCGTCGCCGGAGGTGCTCGGCATCCTCTGTCTCGCCGGGGAGGTACAGGTCCGCTACCCGGTCCGAACGCTCGTGGACCTCCTCGCCGCACACGACCTCTCGCCCGACGACTCCATCCGTGACCTCCTCGCCGCGGTCCGCGACGACGGCCTCGTGCTCCCGCCGGACGACGACGCGTCCGGGTGA